From the Cydia pomonella isolate Wapato2018A chromosome 11, ilCydPomo1, whole genome shotgun sequence genome, one window contains:
- the LOC133523051 gene encoding uncharacterized protein LOC133523051 codes for MWFQIVTLFLFYLQANSYARSIESSALDKLISSSIQNHRPVIIIVNPSKSLGLDFNNDDNAYDRYKDKNDLFSGALRASDTKSCKQFLRQELKGKCSGEAECSEVVWKLAKEVCDGDESTRESDEVKQEINEVKKKTEAPKKEDVKVYILMKHQ; via the exons ATGTGGTTTCAAATTGtaactttgtttcttttttatttacaagct AACTCATATGCCAGAAGTATCGAGTCTTCTGCCTTGGACAAGCTAATAAGCTCCAGTATACAAAACCATCGTCCTGTCATCATAATAGTTAACCCGTCGAAAAGTCTGGGACTAGATTTTAACAACGACGATAATGCCTATGACAGATATAAGGATAAAAATGATCTATTTTCTGGCGCATTGAGG GCTAGTGACACCAAAAGCTGCAAACAATTCCTCCGTCAGGAACTTAAAGGCAAGTGCTCTGGCGAGGCTGAGTGCTCAGAGGTGGTATGGAAGCTTGCTAAGGAGGTCTGCGATGGCGATGAATCAACACGAGAGTCAGATGAAgtaaaacaagaaataaatgaaGTAAAAAAGAAAACTGAAGCTCCAAAAAAGGAAGATgtaaaagtatatatattaatgaagcatcaataa